In Bacteroidota bacterium, one DNA window encodes the following:
- a CDS encoding efflux RND transporter periplasmic adaptor subunit gives MSTSQSDQAMQAFRQKQKKQVVRRWVSIVILLLVAGAAVWYFVFNKKDAAAITVYRFAAVEHGDIIKAITATGTIQATKTVQVGTQVSGVVRELHADFNSKVKKGELIAVIDPTFYEAAIKQSEANYQKALADLNKTKLDAERAEALFKKDLLSKADYDAAIAARATSSATAQQAEAALEQAKVNLGYTQIHAPISGTIVSRNVDVGQTVAASLNAPVLFVIAEDLEKMQVWASVDEADIGGVKAGQPVNFTVDAYGDEKFHGVVNEVRLNATITQNVVNYTVIIDADNPDLKLLPSMTATVTIINASKQNVQRIPVAALRFTPPDMERQGGGQKGQHGGGMRQGGGQGQHKPEGGGGGQAMAAAEGEDSTGTKGVVFVKSGVKPDGTPKFEPVPVMTGISDGLYVELISSARQLQQTDSLAVGSYTLTSGGAAGSSGQPGTNPFGAPGARGGATRRM, from the coding sequence ATGAGTACTTCTCAGAGCGATCAGGCGATGCAGGCATTCCGGCAGAAGCAGAAGAAACAAGTCGTGCGTCGGTGGGTCTCGATCGTGATTCTCCTGCTTGTTGCCGGCGCTGCCGTCTGGTATTTCGTCTTCAATAAGAAAGATGCTGCGGCCATCACCGTCTATCGTTTTGCTGCAGTCGAGCATGGCGATATCATCAAAGCGATCACTGCCACCGGGACGATCCAGGCGACGAAGACAGTACAGGTTGGCACCCAGGTGTCCGGCGTGGTCCGAGAGCTCCATGCGGATTTCAATTCGAAGGTCAAAAAGGGCGAGTTAATCGCAGTGATCGATCCGACATTCTACGAGGCGGCGATCAAACAATCCGAGGCTAACTACCAGAAGGCGCTTGCCGACCTCAACAAGACAAAGCTCGATGCTGAACGAGCAGAGGCGCTCTTCAAAAAAGATCTGTTGTCGAAGGCCGACTACGACGCTGCCATCGCGGCAAGAGCTACCTCCAGCGCAACGGCTCAGCAAGCAGAGGCGGCGCTCGAACAAGCAAAGGTGAATCTTGGATACACCCAGATCCACGCACCGATCTCCGGGACGATCGTTTCTCGCAATGTCGATGTCGGCCAGACAGTTGCGGCATCGTTGAATGCGCCGGTGCTCTTCGTAATCGCAGAGGATCTCGAAAAGATGCAGGTCTGGGCAAGCGTTGACGAAGCCGATATCGGCGGTGTCAAAGCGGGTCAGCCGGTGAACTTCACGGTGGATGCATACGGCGACGAGAAATTTCACGGAGTAGTAAATGAGGTTCGACTGAACGCCACAATTACACAGAATGTGGTCAACTATACAGTGATCATCGATGCCGACAATCCGGATCTGAAGTTATTACCGAGCATGACAGCAACGGTAACGATTATCAATGCTTCTAAGCAGAATGTTCAGCGTATCCCGGTCGCAGCATTGCGTTTCACTCCGCCGGATATGGAACGTCAAGGCGGCGGTCAGAAAGGTCAACACGGCGGAGGCATGCGACAAGGCGGCGGCCAAGGACAACATAAGCCGGAAGGCGGCGGTGGGGGGCAAGCCATGGCAGCAGCCGAAGGCGAGGATAGTACTGGCACGAAGGGTGTAGTGTTTGTAAAGTCAGGGGTCAAACCGGACGGTACTCCGAAGTTCGAGCCCGTACCGGTGATGACAGGCATTTCAGACGGTCTCTACGTCGAGTTGATCTCATCGGCACGACAACTGCAGCAGACGGATAGTCTGGCCGTCGGTTCGTACACGCTTACCTCAGGCGGCGCAGCGGGCTCTTCCGGTCAACCTGGCACGAATCCCTTCGGCGCCCCGGGCGCTCGCGGCGGCGCAACAAGGAGAATGTAA
- a CDS encoding FAD-dependent oxidoreductase, with product MKAPFRVAVIGGGVSGLAAATELALAPSDRKIEVTLFEERAIFGGRTRSLTERTTGDIIDNGQHLMMGCYTSTMRYLRNIGTLLKVDRISPLDIPYFKAGHGNVGSLTVSTTIPSPTNLLVGLLRSELLASFEKSAAIRFGLGIMLFRFDKAFAHRTCRQLFAAAKQPDSVIAKLWEPVVLATMNASIDEASAQVFLNTIRTVFLMDRRFPALVVPRCGLSELLVDPGVELLRSQGHHLRLGTGILEADERSGVVYVKTVGRDDYEVFDAVIVAASPFPEWVPVAGKRPTLRFSPIVNAFLWTDTPILDHPINGFVETTLQWAFPKKSNRTRQLIACTVSAAKTLVDEPSERIVATLTGDLRSALPHTLFGSIEHSVVIKEKRATYLLDPDTEANRPPMRSTSAHIYIASDLAHNGLPMTIEGAVRNGQRAAIKLVHDHLFIRIPETHP from the coding sequence GTGAAGGCTCCGTTTCGAGTTGCGGTAATCGGTGGTGGTGTGAGCGGCCTTGCAGCCGCAACGGAGTTAGCGCTTGCCCCGAGCGACCGGAAGATCGAGGTCACGCTTTTCGAGGAGCGTGCGATCTTCGGCGGACGTACGCGTTCACTGACTGAGCGCACGACCGGCGACATCATCGACAACGGCCAGCATCTAATGATGGGTTGCTACACCTCCACGATGCGGTACCTTCGGAACATTGGAACGCTGTTAAAGGTAGACAGGATATCTCCGCTCGACATTCCGTATTTCAAAGCAGGTCATGGGAACGTTGGTTCACTGACGGTCTCGACGACAATACCCTCACCAACGAACCTACTCGTTGGTCTGCTCCGAAGTGAATTACTTGCATCGTTCGAGAAATCAGCCGCGATACGATTTGGTCTGGGCATCATGCTCTTTCGCTTCGACAAGGCGTTTGCGCACCGAACATGCCGACAACTCTTCGCCGCCGCCAAACAGCCGGACTCTGTCATCGCGAAACTGTGGGAGCCTGTCGTACTGGCGACAATGAATGCGTCGATCGACGAAGCAAGTGCCCAAGTGTTTTTGAATACGATCCGAACAGTCTTTTTGATGGACCGCCGCTTCCCTGCTCTCGTTGTACCCCGGTGTGGACTTTCGGAGCTTCTTGTCGATCCGGGAGTCGAGTTACTTCGTTCGCAGGGACACCACCTCCGTCTTGGCACGGGTATCCTCGAAGCCGACGAACGTTCTGGCGTTGTCTATGTCAAAACGGTTGGAAGAGACGACTACGAGGTATTCGACGCGGTCATCGTAGCGGCGTCACCGTTTCCCGAGTGGGTGCCGGTCGCAGGCAAGCGCCCGACGTTACGATTTTCACCGATCGTCAACGCGTTTCTCTGGACCGATACACCTATACTCGATCACCCGATCAATGGTTTTGTAGAGACAACGCTCCAGTGGGCATTTCCAAAGAAATCGAACCGGACCCGGCAGCTCATTGCATGCACCGTAAGTGCGGCGAAGACGCTTGTTGACGAACCGTCGGAACGCATTGTGGCAACGTTGACCGGCGACCTTCGTTCCGCTCTGCCGCATACATTGTTCGGGTCGATCGAACACTCCGTGGTGATCAAAGAAAAGCGCGCTACGTATCTGCTCGATCCCGATACCGAGGCAAACCGACCACCGATGCGCTCGACAAGTGCGCACATCTACATCGCCTCGGATCTCGCCCATAATGGCCTTCCGATGACGATAGAAGGTGCAGTCCGAAACGGCCAACGGGCGGCAATCAAACTGGTGCATGATCATTTGTTCATCCGCATCCCGGAAACACATCCATAA
- a CDS encoding ABC transporter permease: protein MKNISSSISMAFESLGHNKVRAFLTMLGIIIGVAAVITMTAIGQGAKQAVNDQIASLGTNVLTIFPGATFGGGISFGAGTSNRLTEADADALRKLSLITTVAPIVTASSQIVAGNNNWSTRVNGTNEDYIAVRNWGLISGSDFTPNDLKHETNVCLLGKTVADQLFPDGQQPVGQTIRIRKLPFRVVGVMQPKGFNSFGVDQDDIILAPLTTVQKKILGVTWLNVIIASAASAEQTQAAIQEVNQTLRSQHKLLPSEADDFNVRSQLDLAQAADQNANTLTSLLRNAAIISLLVGGIGIMNIMLVTVTERTREIGIRKSLGAKNMDIMVQFLTEAMTLSLVGGLLGLGLGYGMSAFISASNGWTLSISPVATGLSFGAAALVGVFFGFYPARKAAKLNPVEALRYE, encoded by the coding sequence CTGAAGAACATCTCCTCGTCGATCTCGATGGCGTTCGAATCGCTCGGACATAATAAGGTCCGAGCGTTTCTGACCATGCTTGGTATTATCATCGGCGTGGCTGCCGTCATTACGATGACGGCAATCGGCCAAGGGGCCAAACAAGCGGTGAACGATCAGATCGCCTCCCTGGGAACGAACGTGCTGACTATTTTCCCCGGCGCAACATTCGGCGGCGGTATCAGCTTTGGCGCCGGAACATCGAATCGGCTTACCGAAGCGGACGCCGATGCGCTTCGAAAACTTTCACTCATTACCACCGTTGCTCCAATCGTGACGGCATCGTCGCAGATCGTGGCCGGTAATAACAATTGGTCCACACGTGTCAACGGGACCAACGAAGATTACATCGCGGTTAGAAATTGGGGGCTGATCAGCGGTTCCGACTTCACACCGAATGATCTGAAGCACGAGACGAACGTCTGCCTGTTGGGGAAGACCGTCGCCGATCAACTCTTTCCGGACGGACAGCAACCGGTCGGACAAACGATCCGCATTCGCAAGCTCCCCTTCCGAGTCGTGGGTGTGATGCAACCAAAAGGGTTTAATTCGTTCGGCGTCGACCAGGACGATATCATTTTGGCACCGCTTACTACAGTACAAAAAAAGATACTTGGTGTGACGTGGCTCAACGTGATTATTGCCAGCGCCGCGAGTGCCGAGCAAACTCAGGCAGCCATCCAGGAAGTTAATCAGACGCTCCGTTCGCAGCACAAGTTATTGCCGAGCGAAGCAGACGATTTCAACGTTCGCTCCCAGCTCGACCTCGCACAGGCCGCCGACCAGAATGCCAATACTTTGACAAGCCTGCTCCGCAATGCTGCAATCATCTCATTGCTTGTCGGTGGTATCGGCATTATGAATATCATGCTCGTCACGGTAACCGAACGCACGCGCGAGATCGGCATCCGTAAGTCGCTCGGTGCGAAAAATATGGACATCATGGTTCAGTTTCTCACTGAAGCAATGACACTCTCGCTTGTCGGCGGACTGCTCGGCCTCGGTCTTGGGTACGGCATGAGCGCATTCATCTCCGCAAGCAACGGTTGGACACTGTCGATCTCGCCGGTGGCGACAGGTCTCTCGTTCGGAGCCGCCGCGCTTGTTGGCGTATTCTTCGGTTTTTATCCTGCCCGCAAGGCTGCAAAACTTAACCCGGTCGAAGCGCTTCGATATGAATAA